From a region of the Molothrus ater isolate BHLD 08-10-18 breed brown headed cowbird chromosome 27, BPBGC_Mater_1.1, whole genome shotgun sequence genome:
- the CCR7 gene encoding C-C chemokine receptor type 7, translating into MYSLICFTGLLGNGLVMLTYIYFKRLKTMTDVYLLNLAGADILFLLTLPFWATSAATHWYFGSVPCKAVYCICKMSFFSGMLLLLSISIDRYFAIVQAASAHRLRPRMIFISKVTCAIIWLLAFILSIPELVHSGVNNSESSPRCSIIADDLQTFNTGIKVSQMVFGFLIPLLVMSFCYLIIIKTLLQARNFEKNKAIKVIIAVVIVFVVFQLPYNSVMLAKTISAFNQTTSCEESKRLDVADDVTYTLACFRCCLNPFLYAFIGVKFRTDLFKLLKELGCLSQERLWQLTSCRDNKRSSFAMETETTTTFSP; encoded by the coding sequence ATGTACAGCCTCATCTGCttcacagggctgctggggaatgGGCTGGTCATGCTCACCTACATCTACTTCAAGAGGCTGAAGACCATGACAGACGTCTACTTGCTGAACCTGGCTGGGGCAGACATCCTCTTCCTGCTGACCCTTCCCTTCTGGGCCACGAGCGCGGCTACACACTGGTACTTTGGGAGTGTTCCCTGCAAAGCTGTCTACTGCATCTGCAAAATGAGTTTCTTCAGTGGgatgctgctcctcctgtccaTCAGCATCGACAGGTACTTTGCCATTGTCCAGGCAGCCTCAGCCCATCGCCTGCGGCCCCGGATGATCTTCATCAGCAAGGTGACCTGCGCCATCATCTGGCTCCTGGCCTTCATCCTCTCCATCCCTGAGCTGGTTCACAGTGGTGTGAACAACTCAGAGAGCAGCCCCCGTTGTTCCATCATTGCTGATGACTTGCAAACCTTCAACACTGGCATCAAAGTGTCCCAAATGGTGTTTGGCTTCTTGATTCCCCTCCTGGTCATGTCTTTCTGCTACCTCATCATCATCAAAACGTTACTCCAGGCCCGCAACTTTGAGAAGAACAAAGCCATCAAGGTCATCATCGCCGTGGTCATCGTCTTCGTCGTCTTCCAGCTGCCCTACAACAGTGTCATGCTGGCCAAGACCATCTCAGCCTTCAACCAGACCACCTCATGTGAGGAGAGCAAGAGGCTGGACGTGGCAGATGATGTGACCTACACCCTGGCCTGCTTCCGATGCTGCCTCAACCCGTTCCTCTACGCCTTCATCGGCGTCAAATTCCGCACCGACCTCTTCaagctgctgaaggagctgggctgcctgAGCCAGGAGCGCCTCTGGCAGCTCACCTCGTGCCGCGACAACAAGAGGAGCTCCTTCGCCATGGAGACAGAGACAACCACCACCTTCTCCCCgtga